From the Candidatus Atribacteria bacterium genome, the window CCTGAGGATTAGTCCCTACGTCCGGTGCTGGAACATCTATTTCGGGGCCAACAAAATCATATACTTTTCTAACCCAGCCACGGCATAATCTTTCCGTCTCCCTATCGGATAATTTTCTGGGATCTACAATGATTCCACCTTTGCCTCCACCCAAAGGAATATCAACCACCGCACATTTCCAGGCCATCATCATAGCTAATTGTTTCACCATATCAATGGTTTCATCTTCTGCAAAACGGAGACCTCCTTTTGCTGGTCCACGAGCAGTAGAATGCTGAACTCTAAAACCGGTAAATGTTTTGGTGGTACCATTATCCATATCTATCGGAATGGTAAATTGTATCGCTCTTTCTGGCTCTCTCATAAATTCCCGTAAAGCGGGATTAAGATTAAGCAGTTCTGCATTATGATCAAATTGAGCTTGTACTAATTCAAAAGGGTTCATTTCTTTAGACATTTTTAAAATCCTCCTAATTTTTTCTTAGAATTTTAATTTAATAATATCCTAATAAAGTTTAAAAATTATCAATTTTCTGCTCTACCATTTACCTCCTCATTTCAGAATTATTTACCTTACTTACTTTTCCTTAAACTCTTACCCGAAGATAAAAATTCATCTATAGCCCGAGCTGCTACCTTACCGTCTCCTACTGCCGAGATAACGGTAGCTGAACCCCTAACAATATCTCCTCCGGCAAAAATCCCCTCTTGGGTAGTCATTTTAGTAGAATCATCTATCCTGAAATAGCCCCACTGATTAATCTTCACTCCGCTGGCACTGCGGGAGATAATTGGATTGGCAGAAGTTCCAATAGCATCGATGACCATATCTATTTCGAGTAAGAAATTAGAACCGGGGATAGGGATAGGTCTCCTTCGACCCGAATCATCCGGTTCACCTAACGCCATTTTAAGACATTCCATTCCGCTGACATTTCCTTTATCATCACCCAATACTCGTATAGGGAGGGTCAGAAAATGAAAGATGATCCCCTCTTCTTCGGCATGATGGACTTCCTCTGCTCGAGCTGGTACTTCTTTGCGAGAGCGGCGGTACACAATGTAGGATCTTTCAGCTCCCAATCTTAAAGCGGTGCGAGCGGAATCCATGGCTACGTTCCCTGCTCCGACAGTCGCTGCCCTTTTGCCTATCTTGATGGGAGTATCATAGTCGGGGAAAGCGTAAGCTTTCATTAGATTGGAACGAGTCAGGAATTCATTAGCGGAATAAACATCATTAAGGTTCTCTCCGGGGATGTTCATAAACCGCGGGGCGCCGGCTCCATTGGCCAAAAAAATTGCATCAAATTCATAGGTTAATTGATCGACACTTTGAGTAGCTCCTACGACAAAATCAGTCACCACTTTTACGCCTAGTTTTTCAATTTCTTTTACTTCATACCTTACGATCGATTTAGGGAGTCGAAATTCAGGGATTCCGTAGACCAGCACTCCACCTATTTGGTGTAAGGCTTCAAAGATCGTTACTTCGTAGCCAAATTTAGCCAAATCAGCAGCGCAGGTCAGTCCGGCAGGACCTGAACCTACTACGGCTACCTTTGGTTCTCTTTTCCCAACCCGGGGAAGGTTTCCGTGAATATGATTTTCGCGAGCCCAATCTGCCACAAAACGTTCTAATCGACCGATAGCGATCGGTTTCTTTCGTTTTTCCAAGATACAAACCCGCTGACACTGTTCTTCTTGAGGGCATACTCGTCCAGTGACTGCCGGAAGATTATCGGTCTTTAAGATTTCCAAATAAGCTCCGGCAAAATCTTCTTCCACTATCTTTTTAATAAATTGAGGAATATTAATTTCTGCCGGGCAACCGGGAACACATTGGGGATTTTTACACTGCAGACACCTTTGTGCTTCATAGAGGGCTTGTTCTTGATTATAACCCAAGGGGACTTCCTGAAAATTATGACTCCTCTCTTGAGGGTTTTGCTCAGGCATGAGAACCTGCTCTCTTTGCATTCTTTCTTTGGGAGAGATCATTTCAGCCATTTACTTATCCCTCCTTCCACAGGTACAGGTATGAAAAGCTTCTTTATAGAGATCCCAGGATCTTTTCTCCGAATCTTGATAACGAGAAAGACGATTCATAAATTCGGTCCAGTCAACCAATTGTCCATCAAATTCCGGTCCATCGGTACAGACAAATTTAGTTTCTTCACCGATGGTCACTCGACAGGAACCGCACATGCCGGTACCATCTACCATAATACTATTCAGACTGACGATAGTTTCTACCGAATAAGATTTGGTAGTTTCACAAGTAACTTTCATCATGATGGCCGGACCAATAGTCCATACCTTTTTAATGGATTGATCCTGATCCAAGAGCTCTTTTAAAACTTGAGTGACAAAACCTTTTCGTCCATAACTGCCATCATCAGTGGTCACTATCAGTTTTGAGGAAGCTTTTTTAATTTCCTCTTCCATGATAATCAATTCCTGGCTTCGGGCTCCGATCAGGGAGATGACTTTATTCCCGGCTTCTTTTAAGGCACGGGTGATCGGATGGATGCAAGCAATACCGGTTCCTCCACCTACAGTTACTACCGTACCATAATTTTCAATCTCAGTCTTTTTACCTAAAGGTCCGATGAAAGAAAAAAGAGTATCTCCTTCTTCTAAGTGAGAAAGTTCCTCACTGGTTTTACCCACTATCTGAAAGACAATACGGATTAAATCTTTCTCTCGGTCAAAGTCAGCTACAGTTAAAGGGATTCTTTCCCCTTGCTCCTTAATCATCAGGATAATAAACTGTCCAGGTTGAACAGATTGGGCGACTTCCGGGGCTTTTATCCACATAGAATAAATGGTTTCATGTAATCGCTGCTTATGAATTATCTTGTACATTTTGCCTCCTAAATTCTGCTAAAATATTCCTATAGACTTCCTGAAATTTCTGCTGTATCTTTTGCAATCATTAACTCTTCATTGGTAGGAATTACCATTACTTTTACTCTTGAATTATCGCTACTAATAATTGCTTCCTTGGCACTAACTTTATTTCTCTCCGGGTCAATTTTTACTCCTAAAAAATCTAATCCTTTACATGCTTCCGCTCTGGTTTCTGGGGAATTTTCTCCTATACCAGCAGTAAAAACAATTACATCCACCCCTCCCATAGCTGCTGCATAGGCTCCGATATATTTTTTTATGCCATAAGTAAAGGCAAAAATGGTTCTCATAGCCCTTTCATCACCTTGTTTTGCCTTATCTCCTAAATCTCTATTATCGCTGGAAATTCCTTCTGATAGACCCAGAAATCCACTTTCTTTATAAATAATTCTGTTCATCTCTTCAACGTTAAGTTTTTCTTTATCCATTAAAAAAGGGATAATAGCGGGATCAAGATCTCCGCAGCGCGTTCCCATTATTATACCAGCAACTGTACCAAATCCCAAGCTGGTATCTACGGACACCCCCTTCTTTACAGCAGTAATACTTGAGCCATTCCCTAAGTGGCAAGTAATTATTTTTAGCTCTTCCAAAGATTTTCCTAAAATTTTAGCTGCTCTTTGTGCTACATATTTGTGAGAAGTTCCATGGAATCCATACCTTCTTATCTTATATTTCTTATAATATTTATAAGGGATCCCGTAAAGGTAGGCATGTTCCGGAATAGTTTGATGGAAAGCGGTATCGAATACTCCTACTTGGGGAACCCCAGGCATTAGCTCCTTACAGACTTCTATTCCCAAAATATTGGGTGGGTTATGCAAAGGAGCAAGTTCAATACATTCTTTTAATGCATCCATGACTTCATTGATAAGTAAAACTGAGCCGGAAAATTTTTCCCCAGCATGAACTACTCTATGACCTACTGCTACTATTTCAGAGATGTCTTTAATTACGCCATAATCTAAATGAAGTAAAGCATCCATCATTAATTTGATCCCAATCCTATGGTTAGGAATATCCTGATGAGTTATAACCGGTTCCCGGAGAGAAGGATAATGATTAATTATTGAATCAGAAATCCCTATCCTCTCTACTAATCCCTTAGCCAGTACCGACTCATTACCCATGTCAAATAATTGGTATTTAATAGATGAACTGCCGCTATTTACCACTAAAACTTTCATTTTAATCTTACTCTCCTTTTTATAAATTTTATTTTGTCATATTTCCTAATTTCTTATTTTTAGATCTTGGGCAATATCAAATCCCAGGAGCAAAGCCTTCTCGTTTACTTCTTTTGCTTTAAATGGAATTCTAGAACACACTGCTTTTCGAATAGCTTCTTGAGAAACTACTTCAGTTAATCCAGCAATAATGCCTAAAGAAATAATATTAGTAACTAATTTTGTTCCAAATTTCTTTTGAGCTGTTTCAGAAATGGGAAATAAATATATTTTGTTTGAGATATTAGGAACTTCTGTTACTAATGCAGAATCAGCAACTAAAATACCATCTTTATTTAGATTTTTAATATACTTATCACAAGCAGTCTGAGTTAAAACTAAAAGAATGTCTGATTTTATCACTTTTGGATAATCTATAGCATCATTACTTATAACTACTTCTGATCTGCTTGCTCCTCCTCGAGCTTCTGGTCCGTAAGACTGGGTTTGAACTGCTTCTTTACCATCATAGATACCTGCTGCTTCGGCTAAAATTATTCCAGCTAAAATTAATCCCTGCCCTCCGGAACCACTTAAACATATTTCAATTCTTTCTTTCATATTGTACTGCCTCCACTTCCCTGAGCTTTCTCAATAATCTTTTCGTATAGTTCAGAATAGCCTGGTCTATCTTTGCTTATAAATTCACCTATCGCATATTTCCCTTTTTTTTCATCAGGGGAAAGTTCGTCCCATACCTTT encodes:
- a CDS encoding 2-oxoacid:ferredoxin oxidoreductase subunit gamma; this translates as MKERIEICLSGSGGQGLILAGIILAEAAGIYDGKEAVQTQSYGPEARGGASRSEVVISNDAIDYPKVIKSDILLVLTQTACDKYIKNLNKDGILVADSALVTEVPNISNKIYLFPISETAQKKFGTKLVTNIISLGIIAGLTEVVSQEAIRKAVCSRIPFKAKEVNEKALLLGFDIAQDLKIRN
- a CDS encoding sulfide/dihydroorotate dehydrogenase-like FAD/NAD-binding protein, with protein sequence MYKIIHKQRLHETIYSMWIKAPEVAQSVQPGQFIILMIKEQGERIPLTVADFDREKDLIRIVFQIVGKTSEELSHLEEGDTLFSFIGPLGKKTEIENYGTVVTVGGGTGIACIHPITRALKEAGNKVISLIGARSQELIIMEEEIKKASSKLIVTTDDGSYGRKGFVTQVLKELLDQDQSIKKVWTIGPAIMMKVTCETTKSYSVETIVSLNSIMVDGTGMCGSCRVTIGEETKFVCTDGPEFDGQLVDWTEFMNRLSRYQDSEKRSWDLYKEAFHTCTCGRRDK
- a CDS encoding acetate kinase; this translates as MKVLVVNSGSSSIKYQLFDMGNESVLAKGLVERIGISDSIINHYPSLREPVITHQDIPNHRIGIKLMMDALLHLDYGVIKDISEIVAVGHRVVHAGEKFSGSVLLINEVMDALKECIELAPLHNPPNILGIEVCKELMPGVPQVGVFDTAFHQTIPEHAYLYGIPYKYYKKYKIRRYGFHGTSHKYVAQRAAKILGKSLEELKIITCHLGNGSSITAVKKGVSVDTSLGFGTVAGIIMGTRCGDLDPAIIPFLMDKEKLNVEEMNRIIYKESGFLGLSEGISSDNRDLGDKAKQGDERAMRTIFAFTYGIKKYIGAYAAAMGGVDVIVFTAGIGENSPETRAEACKGLDFLGVKIDPERNKVSAKEAIISSDNSRVKVMVIPTNEELMIAKDTAEISGSL
- the gltA gene encoding NADPH-dependent glutamate synthase, with the protein product MAEMISPKERMQREQVLMPEQNPQERSHNFQEVPLGYNQEQALYEAQRCLQCKNPQCVPGCPAEINIPQFIKKIVEEDFAGAYLEILKTDNLPAVTGRVCPQEEQCQRVCILEKRKKPIAIGRLERFVADWARENHIHGNLPRVGKREPKVAVVGSGPAGLTCAADLAKFGYEVTIFEALHQIGGVLVYGIPEFRLPKSIVRYEVKEIEKLGVKVVTDFVVGATQSVDQLTYEFDAIFLANGAGAPRFMNIPGENLNDVYSANEFLTRSNLMKAYAFPDYDTPIKIGKRAATVGAGNVAMDSARTALRLGAERSYIVYRRSRKEVPARAEEVHHAEEEGIIFHFLTLPIRVLGDDKGNVSGMECLKMALGEPDDSGRRRPIPIPGSNFLLEIDMVIDAIGTSANPIISRSASGVKINQWGYFRIDDSTKMTTQEGIFAGGDIVRGSATVISAVGDGKVAARAIDEFLSSGKSLRKSK